The Lolium rigidum isolate FL_2022 chromosome 1, APGP_CSIRO_Lrig_0.1, whole genome shotgun sequence region TCTACTGTGAAGGATTCCTTAGGAAAGTTTCAAATAGAATTCAATCCTACCTATCAAACAAACACAATAGTATAAAAAGTAGTAATAAAAAATTGCAGGAAGCCAAAAAAATTAATATTAATTCAAAGAGATCCTTAGTAGGGCGGGTAGGTTTGGATCCCAGTTCAAGGGAGCTAGTGCACTGACGTCTATATCTagccataagagcatctccagtcgcgtcccccaaaccgtcccccaaagcgatttggggcgcgccggacaaaaaaagcgttccagccgcgtcccccaaagccctttttcgtccggcgcgcccccattcggtgtccggcgcccgagcccgtccccgtcccacggggacgcaccggggacgccggacacaacgaaagcgaggcggggagtggcggggccgacccgtcggcggcacaattaatttaaacctaaccgtcgcctacctcgcgacggaagttgttggcgcgcagccgacggtgcagttcccgcggagggcgcagcggacgcgtcccgtcgcgtctagctctgcgtgccggcgttaatgagcgccaccgctcctccgcctccctccggcctataaaaagggcgcctctcatcgtccctctccacacacaaaccctagcgcctctctcccaaaccctagccgccaccatctctcaacaagactcgacgctatgtctggtagaggcggaggcggacctcgcggccgcggccgcggtcgtggtcgtggtcgtggccgcggcgcgcagctgaacgctcgccgtcgccttccacgccgccgccttcatcatcgtcggagatggacgtggagccggacgtcctgttcgagttcgtccacgtcctcaagggcgacccgcgcggcatccggaggctgccggactccttcgccgagtacgtcggcggcgtacgcccgcgcacgatgcatccgcgggagcattcgtgcggctgccgccggtggatcgtcaaggcgatctacgacgcgcgcggcaagatgtacttcaacatcggctgggagaagttcgcgcgccaccacagcctccaagccggcttcatcctcgtgttctcctacttcggcaacggggacatgagcgtcaaggtcttcgacgagaggcgctgcctccgggactaccacgtcgacagggacgacgacaagcaccgacgaggaggacgaccgagtgttgtttcttcgcagcgaatacgtgcacggaggtttcgcactgttcgcctcatcggtagaaccaacaagggcaccatcctcccgctggattttccggtttaggtgatcgggtgtgccctcgagtgttctttcttagcagcgaacacacgaaaccttcgatgcacggcctagttaggtttagtttctttgcaatattttatatttgtgtccaccatggttcaaactatgtattagtttgtggaaaaccatgttccaaactgtgttttcgtgtaaaccacgttccaaattatgtattagtttgtggaaattgaaataaaaatgctagaaaaattattttaaatgtttgggggcggcgtttgggggacgcggctggggagcgacgtcccccaaacgcggcacgaacgaaacacgtcccccaaacgctcgatccggcgcggtttgggggacggtttgggggacgcggctggagatgctctaagactagTCATAATTGAaattatcatacactagtatcatacacatgatactAGTTGCGAACTGAGTTCTAATTCAGTGGCAAGGTAAGCGAGTGCGCAGCCaacccacccgggttcgaatctcCGTCTTGCGGTAATTTCGCAGGAAAGGGCAAATTTTAAaccgggttatcatcctagcgtTCATCCGCCGGGAGAGTCTTATcttacctaacaacgtatagccaagggagagATCATTCCTCTGTTGGTCAACGTTTtttatgcacatgatactagtttacgaTACTagctccacaatgcatagtactCCCTCTCTGCGTGCGCGTAtttctaggtcgcaaatttggtCAAGTTAGTATtatttatatgttataaaaaatatatcattacaaagtttagatgttctattttctaatgatataacttttgtattatataatttaaattatatagattAAATTGGCGACATAGGgatacggggaagactagtaaacttaGAAGGAGAGAGTATCATAatatagtatcatagtatcatcatatttaatgttttgtgaaatctcaatgcaaatttgtgtacatgatgtgtttgctattaaattttctagttttacagtagtatcatattatgatatcaCTCTCAtctcattaattggtgtgccatattagatttttgccaacatgacatgcatgatactacttaagaTACTCttattgtggctagtctaaggACAGGGTTGGATGGATATTACCAGCCATGAACAAAGTCATTTTTTCGACAAATAAAGATGAGTCATAAACTACATCTTTTGTCTACGTCTCGCATATATATTCTACCTATATCTCAACATTTTCATCCCCGAACCTCAATAGACTAATTATGTAGATCAGACAAGACATGTATGAGTGGGCAAACAAAATCATCAGATGTGAATCTAGAAAACTAATGCATTGCTGCACAACTTGCTGCACGCCTTGGCGCAAGTCTTGACAGTGCTGATTGCTGAACAAGTGGAACCACTCGTAAACATTTTGTCACGCTTGGAGTTGACATTCTACATAAAACCAAAAGCCTATGCGAACCATGGCAATTGCAGCAGGAAGATAGTACATTCTTGCAGAACATTTGCAAGGGCAGATAGGAGCAGTCAGTGAAGACTGCGAACAATGGCAATTACAGTAGGAAGATAGCTTGCAAAGCATTTGAAGTGCAGGTAGGAACAGTCAGTAGTCATCAGGATATCATCTTCTCTGCATCTTTTTCTTTATTCAGCATCTGCAGCTTCAGCAGCTGCAATCTCCGAGTCCAGTAGAGAGATAAACCGTTGGCTTACATGCTTGGCCACAGATATCATATCGAAAATAACGCTTGGATCCAACCCTGCGCCTCCCCTCTTGGTCATCCCACATATTTGGCCAAGCCTGTTGACTGAAACTGAAACTGCAGAACTCATCTGGGATTCCTCCTCCGAAGTGGCATCGACAATATAGTGCTTACCAACCTGGCGTAAAAAAAAGGTACTTTACAAAAGCAGAAAAGAAAATACAGATAGACAAGACTATACTTACAAACATACGAATGAAGTTGTGAACACAATCAAATAATGAGGGAAATTATTCAATGCAATCCAAATTTTAAAACAGTAACAGTTTACAAACACTGGTGCCACATGACAGTTTTAAACATTTACTTGGTAGGTGGTGGATCATTGATTTAAGTGAACTAAAATAAAAGCTCGTGCCACATGGCAGTTTTAAACATTTACTTGACAGGTGGTGGATAATTGATTTAAGTGAACTATAAAAAATAGACCTAACTTTGGATGACCATCATGTTCCTGTCCATTCTGATTAATGCCACAACATTTCTAAACAAATCAATTATTCCTTCTTGGCACAGATGCATAAAAGTTACTCAAagggaaaataaacacacagaccttGGTCAATGTAACTATAACAGGCACACTGGAAGTGTCGAATTGCAAAAAATCTTCATCACTGATATCAAACTCAGGCTCCCCATCTGTTTCAGCATTCAGGGAAACATTAACTTTTGGAATACCTGTATCACTCAAAGCAACCTGCAATAAGCATATAGATTATTAGCACCAAACAATTGCTCCGCTCTTTTGTCCTAATTATGTCAACAATGCAATGTCCACTAGACAGCACACCAGAATCACGGATCATAACATGAATAGTTGATACTGATAATAACATGTGTACCAGAAAACGCTAAAAAAAATACCAATAACCAGTGGTTCCTTGATATCCCAGCAACAGCTCAAATTTGGCTGTCAAGTGTCAACAGGTATCAAAATATCACCAATCCATCCAAAATTTATAAAGTACATCCAATTTATGCCTGATTACTGATTGCTACCTTGCTCTGTGTTTTACATTCTACAAATCGCATTTGTTCCAAATATCACAATTCGGGAATCTACCGAGAAATTCAAGTAGCGTCTGAACTTGTCCATTTGACAGAATCTTTAGGCATAAGAGTTTCTGCCCCGAAGAATTATGCAACAGTAGAAACTATAATGGCTGGCATCAACAAACTAATGATTTATCTTTCGTAGATTTGTTCTGCTGCTATGCCAGCAAATAACACAAAATAAGATAGCCATTTATTACTATTTGGTGCCCAACTCATCTGGTATTGATAAGCTCTGCCTGCTAGCATAAGATCCAGAACACAAAAGTAGATATATGAACAAAGTTTtcgttcttgtttttattttaagaGGACTGGGGAAGTATAACGGCCTTCCATTAGTTGATTTTATGTATTTCTCAGCAATGGCAAATAGGACCTTAATTTGAATAACCATTACAGTGGACTataataagaaaaaaaaattgatgaCACTTCTTATAACCAATAAATATGCTGACTTCAAGTTAATATGGCATCACCAACACTTGCATCAAAAGATATAACTTGAAATTACAAGGGATGCATCTGCTGAATCAATAGAAACCACAGATTACCTTTATCGCAGCAGCTAGTGCATCAAGCAAATTACCATCAGAACTGACGACAAGTCCATCAATGTACAGATCCCAGCAAGCTTTTCCCTCAATGACGATTAGGGACGACAAATCGATTGCAGCCCCTGCAATATAGTTCATTAAATTTGGGTCAATAAGTGGAAACAATTACAGATAGCAAGAGTGATAATCTACTTTTGTGGAAGTTTTACTGAAGCAAGAAGAGGGCATCAGAAACAGAGCTGAATTTGGTTAGTCACTAAATTCTAAATGAGATCTCTcttaatttcaaaaaaaaaaaaaaaaaaaaaatgtgatCTCTCTTGACAGTTACACAGGAATTGACCAGACACAACTTTGGCGCATTGGAAGACTAAAAGGAACCTACAGGTAGGGTATTCATTCTGGAACAAATTACCATGCTGCTTTCCATTGGTCGATAACCCCCTGATATTTCCAAAGCGAGCTTAACTTTGAGGAATAATCGTTAATTGCCTGAAACATCGGCGTATTCATTTGAATATGACTCGCTATCCACACCTATTTCCTACCAGCTAACCAATGACAACCCTTGCCACCAGGCAGGCAGCAATGGAAAAATTATGGAATATAAATTGTAGTTTTTGTATCTTAGGAAATTCAGATTGGTCACCTAAATTCCAAACAGCAATTCACTCGACAACACGAATTTAACGTAATAAAGTTACAGATGTGTAATTTTACTTCCAATTGTCAGCAAATGTATAGTTCAAATGAGTTTAAATCAATTTCCAGTAGGCATAGTTGAAACGGACAAGAAAATGTAATAagactacatgaagctttagaaaATATTCAAATACAGAAGAAAAAATGATTACAAGTATAAAACTGCATGAAATCAGTGTGCATAGCAATCCTAACGAAGCTTCATCAAACACTGGTTATATTCAGTGAAGGatgcaaacaaaaaaaagaggCTTGCAGTATTTGTTTCTTGAGCCACAAACCAACAACTATAAGCAATAAAGTAGGTCCCAGCAAATACCAAAACGAGATATTGGGCACATGTTAAAATGCGATATGAAACACAAAGATAAGTGGGAATTAACAAATTATATTTCACCTGCCCCACTTTTACCACCCAGTAAACATCTTTGCAGCGCAACAGAGAGTTCAGCCGACAATTCTTCAGAACCTCTACCCTAGAAATTTCAATTAATGAACATAAGTCAATCATGTACACAAAAAACTTCCAATGGAATACGATCAGAAAGGGAACAAATGAAATGCAGCCAATGGGCTTAATAAAGCAAATCTAGCAGTGTTTTAAAGTCAAGGCTGGTCAGTCTGCTTCTTCTCTTGCATAGCAGTCCAGTGCTCTGCTGTGCAACCCTGCCCTATGAGTTTGTGCTTTTAGCTAACAAAAATAGTAaacaaataataaaatatcaaatagCTTAAAGAGTTTCTTCACATTATTGCTAATGATCACATTACTCTACATGGCGAACAATCCCATGATTCATCATCAGATTGTCGGTATCCATTATTcaatgaacaaaaaaaaaaaatctgtaaaCTGATTCAAGTCTAGAAGGTCTAGATGACATAACCTAGGTACCACGGAAATAATTGCTGATTTAGATTACTATTACTGATCTAATGTGAAAGATTATAGGGTTTTTCAGTGTGATCCAAGTAGAAGGAATTACCAACCTCAAACATAGGTGCAGCAGTTGGACTGCAATCAACATAAATGGAAACTTTTCCTTTGCCAGGGTGAAGAATTGTAGGTTTCCCCAACTCAGCCTGCAGATGAGTAATCACAGTAAGAAGAAAGAGTAAAACAGAAGAATAACTAGACTAGCACATGTCAATGGTTTCTTACAATCTCGAAGCTCTCGACATGAACATATTTATCAATACGACTCCCATCAGAACAATAAATAACTAGAAGCAATGTTAACTTGGCAACATGGGTCTTGCTTAGGGCAGAGCTTCTCATAGACAAATACAGTAAACAGCAAAGTTGTAAGGAAGATACGTGCAAGGAACCATACCTTGACGCTGGCGATGACTTCTGTCGCACCCATCCTAACACGCGCCGAGCCGTTCGCCTGCAGCGGCCAATCCGAAGAAATATTAGGGCACGGACGGTGGCAGCGCCTGAGGAACGCGTGAGTATTCTTGACGTACCTGGGGG contains the following coding sequences:
- the LOC124682867 gene encoding exosome complex component RRP42-like, which produces MVGLSEGEKHFIRGGIAQDLRADGRTRLQFRAVTVETGIIPQANGSARVRMGATEVIASVKAELGKPTILHPGKGKVSIYVDCSPTAAPMFEGRGSEELSAELSVALQRCLLGGKSGAGAAIDLSSLIVIEGKACWDLYIDGLVVSSDGNLLDALAAAIKVALSDTGIPKVNVSLNAETDGEPEFDISDEDFLQFDTSSVPVIVTLTKVGKHYIVDATSEEESQMSSAVSVSVNRLGQICGMTKRGGAGLDPSVIFDMISVAKHVSQRFISLLDSEIAAAEAADAE